Proteins from a single region of Planctomycetota bacterium:
- a CDS encoding sulfatase: MAVAAARPPDVLLIAIDDQNDWIGHLGGHPAARTPSLDALAARGTTFLNAHCQAPVCNPSRTSLLLSLRPGTTGIYGLRPSYRALPEWRDRVSLPRAFAAHGYRTLAVGKIFHGGNGRDGVEFESVGPPLGMGPKPKAKLIPPTPMGNHPAMDWGAFPHADEEKGDSRMTDWAIDRLADRSDDRPLFLAVGYLLPHVPCHATPAWFEPFPDDDSILPAVKADDRADTPRFSWYLHWELPEPRLEWVRSAGQWRNLVRSYLACSRFVDAQIGRLLAGLEASGRARDTIVVVWGDHGWHLGEKGITGKNTLWEDATRVPLVFAGPGITAGGRVTSPAELLDVYPTLLEACGLPRRDDLEGTSLVPQLHDAAAPRARPAITTHNAGNHSIRTEHFRYVRYADSSEELYDHRTDPHEWTNLAADPAHAATCAELRRWLPAHDRPPAPGSADRILVYDAAADRAVWENRLTITRDTPVP, from the coding sequence ATGGCGGTGGCGGCGGCCAGGCCCCCCGACGTGCTGCTGATCGCGATCGACGACCAGAACGACTGGATCGGCCACCTCGGCGGCCATCCGGCGGCGCGGACGCCCTCCCTCGACGCGCTGGCGGCGCGGGGGACGACGTTCCTCAACGCCCACTGCCAGGCGCCGGTGTGCAACCCGTCGCGGACGAGCCTGCTGTTGTCGCTGCGGCCGGGAACCACGGGGATCTACGGCTTGCGGCCGTCGTACCGGGCCCTCCCCGAATGGCGCGACCGCGTCAGCCTGCCCCGCGCCTTCGCCGCCCACGGCTACCGGACGCTCGCCGTCGGCAAGATCTTCCACGGTGGCAACGGTCGCGACGGTGTCGAGTTCGAATCGGTCGGGCCGCCGCTGGGAATGGGACCGAAGCCGAAGGCGAAGCTGATCCCGCCGACGCCGATGGGGAACCATCCGGCGATGGACTGGGGGGCGTTCCCGCACGCCGACGAGGAGAAGGGGGATTCCCGGATGACCGACTGGGCGATCGACCGGCTCGCCGATCGTTCCGACGACCGGCCGCTGTTCCTCGCCGTCGGCTACCTGCTCCCCCACGTTCCGTGCCACGCGACTCCGGCGTGGTTCGAGCCCTTCCCCGACGACGATTCGATCCTCCCGGCGGTCAAGGCCGACGACCGCGCCGACACGCCGCGCTTCTCGTGGTACCTGCACTGGGAGCTCCCCGAGCCGCGTCTCGAATGGGTCCGCTCCGCCGGGCAGTGGCGCAACCTCGTCCGCAGCTACCTGGCGTGCAGCCGGTTCGTCGACGCCCAGATCGGACGGTTGCTCGCCGGCCTCGAGGCGTCCGGCCGGGCGCGCGACACGATCGTGGTGGTGTGGGGCGACCACGGCTGGCACCTCGGCGAGAAGGGGATCACCGGCAAGAACACGCTCTGGGAGGACGCCACGCGCGTGCCGCTCGTCTTCGCCGGGCCGGGGATCACCGCCGGCGGCCGCGTCACGAGCCCCGCCGAACTGCTCGACGTCTACCCGACACTCCTCGAGGCCTGCGGTCTGCCGCGGCGCGACGACCTCGAGGGCACGAGCCTCGTGCCGCAGTTGCACGATGCCGCCGCGCCCCGCGCCCGGCCGGCGATCACGACGCACAACGCCGGCAACCACTCGATCCGCACCGAGCACTTCCGCTACGTCCGCTATGCCGACTCGAGCGAAGAGCTCTACGACCACCGCACCGATCCCCACGAATGGACCAACCTCGCCGCCGATCCCGCGCACGCCGCGACGTGCGCCGAGCTGCGGCGCTGGCTGCCGGCGCACGACCGGCCCCCGGCCCCTGGCAGTGCCGACCGGATCCTCGTCTACGACGCCGCCGCCGACCGCGCCGTGTGGGAGAACCGACTCACGATCACGCGCGACACGCCGGTGCCCTGA